In Equus caballus isolate H_3958 breed thoroughbred chromosome 22, TB-T2T, whole genome shotgun sequence, the sequence TGATCCTGTCCTCCTGCAACGGAGTGACCTCCCCGTCTCTGGACGCATTCAAGAGCCTCTCGAGTTACCTGCCCAGGCAGGTGGAGGCCCGGCTGACCCCCGACCCTGCCAACTGCATACGCCATCCTTCTTTACAGCTTTGTCTCCTGAGCACCCTGGGGACCCTCTCCACTGCACCActgccctccagcctcccctGCACTTGCCACCCAGTGCCTGTGTGTGGGATTCCACGAGGGGGCGCCCGAGACTGCCTCTCGGAGCTCCATGCCCCATTAGGAAAGGGGGGGCCAGGCGTGCAGGGCCCGGGGAGTCTGCGATGCCAGAGGAAACTGGGGCAGTAGGAGTTAGGGGGCACAGCCTGGGAGGGGCTGCCTGTGCACAGCGGAGgtgagggctgggctggagcctGAGCGATTTCTGCCTCCCATGCCTCCCGGACCCCCACTCTCCCCAAGGGAGCAGATGTTGGGGTGAGGGTAGGACGGCAGGGTTATTTCTGAGGTGGATTAAGATGGAGGGGTTTGAAAGACAAGACAAAGACCCCCTCTCGGCCTTCCCAGCCCCTCTGCACATGGGCCAGGACCTAGTCCCCTCGCCTGTGCTAGGCTGCTGCTGAGCTGGTGGTGTGGGCTGTCCTGGCCATGGGCAGTCAGGTGGGGAGTGCATTTGGGCAGGCTGTGGTACCCCGGGCACAGCCTGCTAGGTCTCCTCCCAGCTGCTGTTGCTGGGTGAGGGGCTGCTGTCCTCTGGGTCCCTCAGGCCCCTGGGCTCCTCGGCCGCCATCAGGGGCTCCCCTGGGTTCCTTCTCCCTCGGGACAGCTTCTTGGAGGCTGTGGGAAGCAGACAGAGGTTAGGCTGGGAGGCACAGCAGTGGCCTTCTGTATCCTCCCTTGCAGTGACACTGGGTTCCCCTACTCCCCAGGGCCTCGTGGACAGTCTCTGGGCATGGGCAGTTGTCACTCAGAGCCCACACTGGCAGAATCCACTTGTTCCTGACAGAAGCAGACAGCAGAGCAGTGGTGGCCTGACGGAGGGTGAGCCGTGGGAACTTGGTGGAAGGGTGGACCCACCCCCCAGGGTGTGACCCTGGAGGTGGCCTGGCCCTAGTGTCTCCTTCACTGGCTTGCAGAGGGCCTGGGACATTCTGGATAAACTGAACTTCTGGTGAAATGCTCTCAGAATCCCTGAGACACTGGCTGGGTGCCCCCAGGAGACTAGCCTTGGGCTGGGGCCACAAGGGAGGGGCATCCGGTCCCTGGGACCTGCCAAGATACTGGGCCCCAGGTCTGTCTCTGATGCAGAACGAGCTCTGGTTCTGGGTCAGACAGGTCAGCTTGGAGTCCTGACCCCAtgtaccagctctgtgaccttgggcaagttacctcacCTCTCTGCATCTCAGTTCCCCGTCTCTGAAACAGAGACGATGCATCattgggcaggggcaggaggcccAAAGGCAGTAACGACTGGATGCCACCTGGCACTTCTCCGGGGGGCACAAGACACAAGGGTGCTGTCCCTGGCGCTGAGCCGAGGGCACCCTCTCTGGCACATAGCGGTGCTGGCCACAAGCTGAGCAAGGGCCTCATGCTCACTGATCACCAGTGTGGGTGTTGCTGGGTGTGGGTGCCTGCTGCGGAGCCCCTGTCCTGGCCTGGTGGGAGGCTCGGGGGGTGGGCCCTGCtcagggtggagggtgggagcaGACACCCATGCACCCCTACGGACTGTGCCCACCAGGACAGGTTCTGAATGTGCCCAGCAGGAAGTGCCTGGCAATCAGACAGGTATGCAGGCCTCCACCACTCCCCAGAGCAAACAGGGGCCGCTGTCACCTTCCCAGCAACAATGGCACATTGTGGTGCTCACAGCCCAGCCCACCGCATCGTGAGCCTGCTTGGACAAACACCAGGGCAGCAGCCATTATTAGCTCAGGCGTTCGAAAGCTCTCGCGGGCATCTGGAGGCCCCGCGGAGCTGCCTGTGTGGCCAGAGCAGGAAGTGGGAGGTCATCCTGACACCCTCAGTCTGGGGTCCACTGCTCTGCTGGCCCTGTTGGGAGGAGCCACAGCTCCACCCTTGGCAAACACTGAGCAGCTCCCAATTCCCCTGGGgaacaacccccccccccccaacacacacacagagggctGCACCCTCTACCGCTGCTCCTCATTGAAGGTGGATGAGAGGGTCCAGGAGTCGCTGCCCGGGTGGGCCCGGGAGAGGAGTGGGGCTCAGGACggccaggcctggggctgctTGTGGCCAGGATGCCCTTCTCCTCCGTGAGGACGAAGACCGTGGTCATGACTTTGTCCCACTGGACTCTCGTACTAGCTCTGGTATCGCCCCCTCCTTTccgggggaaactgaggctcaggttgAAGGCACCAGCCTGGCTATGCAGTGAGGAGGGAGTGGACTCAGGATCCACACAGGCCCGACCCTGGGGCCCTCCGCTTAGGGGGCCTGCTCTGGGAGAGGTTCAGGGGCTGGTTTCTCGCTTCCAAGTGGCtagaaaggtggggtggggtgttgGTGctgtgccccccgcccccagctgctGTACCTTCGCCCCACAGGTCTGCTGGGTCTGAGTccagggcctgcttcctcttctgCTGCAGGCCCTGCCTGCGTTCCTTGGAGCAGAAGCACATGGGGCCTTCCTCTGGCATGCTCGGCGTGGCCCCCCCCTCGGAGCTCAGGCCCACCTCGGGGAGCAGGGACATGGTCAGTGCCAGGACCCTCCCTCCAAGCCTGGGTAGCCCTCTAGACGGCCCCACCCGAACATGTGGCCGGGGACCCACCTCTCTGTCTGAGGTGTCTGGCTTATCCTGGTCGTCTGCCTCTGGCCGCTGTGCTTCAGCCTGGCTGAGCCCTGCGGGACGCAGGGTACAAGGCAGGTCAGGCTGGGGGCCCAGGAGTCTAGCGGAAGCACAGGCCTCTCTAGCCTGCCACACTAGGACAAGTGGCAACAACTCTgaagacgaggaaactgaggtacagagggACCGAGTAACCCACCCTAGGGTCGAACCCGGGTCCAGTGTCTCCAGTGCCTGGTACAATGACCCCACCAGCAGGGTGTCTCCTGGCTTGGTTGCTGTGTGACGGGGAGCTCACTACCCGCCCTGAAGCCCTAATTGCTAGGATGCTGTTCCCTTCACTGCCTATGGTCAGCAACGTGCCCACCCTGGGCCCTCAAGTCCGTTCTGGGTCTGCAGGGTATGACCAGTGAGGCCCATGGGCTGAGCTGGACCCTGGGACAGGTCCCCCCCCAGCTGACGTTGACCACTGCACCTCCCTCCCCACTACGGCACCACTTCCTGGGTTCTCGTGACCTGGGGCACTCACCTTTATCTGGGTGGCCATCAGCATCAGGCGTCTGCAGGCAGGAGGGCAGTTTTAGCCTCCCTCTGGCCTCATCTCCCATCCGGCCTGAAgagggcaggctgggctggggccctgggagaggatgtgggggGTCCTGGGGGCAGCAAGCAAGTGGCTGGAGTTCATTTGAGGTGACTGCCCTGCCCCCCAACCCAGCCTGGGGCAAAGTCTGTGGGACTCTGGCTGGGGCCGCAGCTGGAGGGTCAGCCAACTCCTCTCTAGTGTGAATCAGGCAGCCAGGCTTTGTCACTGGGAACTGGCTTggtggagcagagggaagagggcaGCCTGGGACCTGGCTGGAtgctggcctggggtgggggctcaTGGAGGCCAAGAAGAGGGTCGGGCCCTTACCAAGGGTGTGGGGTGCTCTCCTGGGTCTGGTGCTCTGGGTTCCTTAGTGCCATTGCTGAGTCCCTGGGGCCCAGACTGGACAGGTGGCTCCGCTCCCTGGGGCAGCGTGGGGCTGGGCGTGTGGGCAGTTGGGCTGAGCGACCCCAGCTGGCCAGTGGGTTTGGAGGCATCCCTGCCCCGGCCCCTCTCTGAGAGGTCCAGGGGCTTGTCTGGGACATAGTCCTGTGGGGCTATGGCGTCCTTCCTCCTAGGACTGCCCGGGGCTGTGGGCTGTGTGTGCTGCCCTCTGAGCAGGGCTGCCCCAGCTGCCTTGCCCTCAGGGCCCTGGGGGACCTCGGAGTCAGAGCCCGCTGATGGGGAAGGTGGTGTCCTGCCTGGGGTGCGCAGGCCCCTCAGCCTGGCACCACCCACCCGCCCCCGTGCCCGCAACTGCTGGGCCAGGAGCAGATGCAGTGCCCCCTCTAGCCGCGGGTCCCTGACATCCACCAGGGTGCCCGGCAGGCCCAGGAGGCTGGCCGGCTCCTCCCAGGCCTCTGCCTCCCCGGCCTTCAGGCCTTGGGGCCAGGGTCCACCGGGGGCTGTggcagaggcctgggggctgCTGTGGGGCCTCCGAAGGTGCAGGGACAGGTGGTGGTTCAGGAGGCAGAGGCGGTCAGCCTGGAGGCAGCGCTTCAGGGACTCATAGGTCATGGTGGAGGGCTGGGAAGCCCGCAGGAGGCTGTGAGGGGAGGAGAAGCCCAGTGGCCATGGCCCGTTTCCTGTTAGCCCCATTTCACTTGTGGGGAGCGGGGCCCAGAGAGTTGAGGGGAGCAGCCCTGGGTCACAGGGTGGGTAGAGGAGAGGGGTGGGCTCTGGGACCCCAGCTCTGGAGGCCAAGCCGTGTGGGTAGTCGTGGACCTGATCAGAGGTGACCTGGAGCACCGAGAAGGGTCCTGCACAGTGAGGCCTCTCCCCCTTCTGGGCATCAGCTACCTGCCCCATCACCTTGAGCCACCTGGCCCAACTGTGTGTCCACCTCAACCCCACCCACGCTCCTCTCAGACACCCAAAGTGGTCTTACACCACCATGAGAGGCTTGGTGTGGGGCCCATCTCCTTCCCCCATGTCCCTCCACCCAGTCCTGGCCATTCAGGAGATGTCCACCTGGGAACTTTGCTCTGGGCAGGGTGTCCGGGAGAGTGAAGCCAAGGAAGGTCAGGGGCTGCTGGTGGGAGAATcagaggggctccctgggccacGAATCCTTCCCGAAAGGTGGGACAGAGTTGGAGACTGGGTGCTCAGCTGAGGTCCCTcctggtggtggcagtgggcGGGGCCTCACCTGTCCAGGGGGAGGCTGTTCTCGTAAGGTGGGCAAGGTGGGCTGGGTGGGCTACATCTGGCAGGTGGCAGTGGGGGTGTCTCGTTGGCAGAGCCCTGGTCAGCAGAGCAGGCCCGGGACCCCGGCCGCACCACGGCAATGGTCCCATGCAGCTGGTTGGAGATGCGCTGGGGGCTCTGCACAGAGTGGATGGGTCAGCCTGGGTGAGGCCAgctgctgccctctgccctggctctctgtgcaaccttgggcaggtcacccACCCACTCTGAGCCTCGCCTCCACCCATGTTGAATGGAGCTCAGTGGTCCCTGCCTGGCATAGAGGACAGGCACATGCCATGTGGGGCTGGcaggcagtgcctggcacacagcagggctGGCAGCTGCCAGCTTCCTGCCCAGAGCTGCCTGGTAGAGAGGAGTGGGTTTGGGTCCCTCGCCCTCACCATGTCTGGGGCCCGTGGCTCAGGCAGGTTGGCCCCCGGGGAGATTTTGGCCACTGGAGACGTCCCGTACCCCAGAGACTTTTCTGTGGGAGGAGAAGCAGTGGGCAGGACAGGTTGGGAGGCGCTCCGAGGGGTGGGCAGCTCCGCCCCACGGCCACAGACCCCACCGTCCTGTGGTGCCCGGGCCTCCTGGCTTCTCCCGTCCCCTGTGGCACCTTTTCCCCATGGACCCAGACCTAGGTGGTCGTCCTCGGCCTCCTTGTGGCCTCCTGGTGGCTTCTCAGTGACGGCCTTCTGGGTGCCCAGGGAGGGGAGCCGCAGGGGTGAGGGGGGATCCGAGGCGCCTTCCGTGCCCTGGGATTTGGGCCTGTCTCCGGAAAGGAGGCAAAGGCAGGGAGGGTGAGGGAGGGTAGTGCCCCCAGAGATGATCAGAGAGGCCCGGGCGCCCTTCTGGGGGCCAAGCCACCTCTCTGGAGACGTCCGGGTGACCTGGAAGGACAGCTCTCCTGACGCTGCCTGCAGTTGCTCCACCTCACAGTGCAGGGTGGAGCAGATCCCCGCTGGCTCCTCTCACAGAGGTGTCTCCAGCAGAGCCTCAAGGTTGGAGCCGCAGTGCGTGCTGGGGACCCGCTCCATTTCTAGGGTGTCCCCTGGGGCTCCTGTCCGTGTACAGGGTGGCTGTGCTTACAGACCATGGGAGGTTGGAATTCTGTTCTGTGGTGACGGCCTGTGGGACCCCTACCCCAGTGCTGGGCCTGGGTCCGGCACGGTGTTCCTCGCCCCTCCCTCTTGCGCTGTGTGCCCTGGTGTCCTGCAGACTGTGCTGGGCGCCTGCTGAGGGCAGGGTATTGGGGATCGCGGGTGTTCCGCCCCCTGGTGCCTTCCCCACTCACCCAGGGCCCTGGAGCCGCTTCACCTCCTCCTTCAAGGCCTCATTCTCCTCCTGCAGCCGGCTCAGCTCGTTGGCTGCAAAAGGCACTGATGAGCGAAGGGCCAGGGAGGGGAGACACAGCCCCAGGGAAGCCCCCTCCCTGTCCTCCCCAGCGGTGACATGGGCACTGGCgccagcctggcacacagtaggtgccccgTGAAGCTCCGCGTGAGCAGACGACTAGATGTTATTGAGTGAACAGCGCCAGCCTTGAGGCTGTGAAAAGTGATGGGACCCCCCAAGCTTGTCCCTGGGCATCCCCCAAGGGAAGGGGGCTTGTCCTCCTCCTTAGTAGGACCAGTAGGACCTCAGGACTCTGCGGGACCCCTCCTCAtcacagagaggagggagctgaggccctgagagggcaGGGACACCTCCACCCAGGTGACTGGGAGTAGGGACATGCATGGGTCAGCTGGGGGCCTTGTACCATTTGTCTGTAAATTGGGGTGTGGGGTTGCCCCCCAGATGGCCTAGGCCGGGATTGCCTTCTCCCCTTTCCCTGCAACCCCATGTCAGCCTGAGCAGGCTCTGGGGGTCACTGGTCCTCCACAGGAGGGGACACTGAGGCGCCGGGGGCCCAGGGAGGGCTCACTGAGGATGAAGACATGCTGCAGGTTCTGGAGAAGTGAGTTCTCAAACTCCTGCTGCTTCTTCCTAGCCAGCTCCTGGGTGACCATGCAGCGGTCGCACAGGCCGGCCCGCAGCCTGCAGGGCAGGGGGCAAGAGGCCACTCTGAGGAGGCGGGTGGAGGCCCACAGGGGGCTGGGACCCTCATCGCCTCGCTCCTAGGATGTCCCCTGCCTTTCCCAATCTGTGTTCCGTGGGAGCCCTGCCACATCCCCTGCCCTGCCGGCTAAGCATTCCATGTTTTCTTGGGTTCGGGAAGGAACCTTGAAAATGCAGTTTACTTAAGGCTCTGAGAGGTCCTGCAGTGAAGAAACCTCCCTGGGTTAGTTACCCCAGAGCTTCCCAAACTCATTCTTCATGGAATCCTTCTCATCTTTGCTTCCCCCTGCCGCCCCATCACGAGCGGGGCTGTTAGGGGGCCCTCTCCTGGCTCACCTGTTCCCCTGCCCCCATCACGAGCGGGGCTGTTTGGTGGCCCTCTTCCTGCTCACCTGTTCCCCTGCCCCCATCACGAGCGGGGCTGTTTGGTGGCCCTCTCCCTGCTCACCTGTTCCCCTGCCCCCATCACGAGCGGGGCTGTTTGGTGGCCCTCTCCCTGCTCACCTGTTCCCCTGCCCCCATCACGAGCGGGGCTGTTTGGTGGCCCTCTCCCTGCTCACCCGTTCCCCTGCCCCCATCACGAGCGGGGCTGTTTGGTGGCCCTCTCCCTGCTCACCTGTTCTCCAGCACCCGCACGTTCTCCTTCAGTGCCTTCTGCTGCTCCCTGAGCTGGTGGttcttggcacagagctcctCCACCCTCTGGGCGTCCCTGTGGGGGAAAACAGTCGAGGGGGCGTCCTGCTCTGCCTGGGGAGCCCCATGTTGCCCGCGCCCCAGTGGCCTCTCCCACtgccctggcattgtcctgggcTGGGTCTTCTGGGTGCGCCCTGCTGCGGGACCGCCTTATAAAGTGGGGCCTCCCGAGGGCAGTGCTGAACCCGGCGCGCCCAAGTGCAGGTGCTTGTGGCCACCTTGGGGACTTCTGTCCTGTCCAGGTGCCACTTGTAGCGCTACAGAACTGAAGCCCCGTGTGTGACATGGGGACGCAGGGAGCCCACCCCTTGGGTCTTGAGGGCTCAGATGAGGTTCCTGTCTGTGATCACAGGTCCCGGAGGGTCCTGGAGTGGACATGGGTTGCCCAGCCCCCGTGAGGCTCCCTGTGCCCTCAGGTGGGCCTGGAGCTTCCAGTTCCAGCTCCAGCAGCTACTCGAGGCATGACTGTGGACCAGTAACTGCCCCCAATGCCCTGCCcacgctgagcctcagtttccccttctgcatCACGGACAGTGGCAGTGCCCTGGGCTGCGGGGGCCTGAAGTGAGTGACTAGGGAGCCGCAGTCCTtttcatctgtttcctgctgggttAGAGCCCGGCCTGACTCACCGGCACCTCTCTGAGTTCAGTTCCAGAAGCTTGTTCTGCAGGCCTGGAGGAGCGAGGAAGCGAGGGGAGGGTCAGGCCCAGACACTGCCCCCTCCTTCAGCAGAGCCCAGGGCACCTCCTGTCCCTGGGTGTCAAACAGGGACCTCTCCAGACCCCCACGCCTGCCCAGGTCCCCTCACTGACTCCCCTGAGGCCGCCCCACATGGTGGGTTCCCGGTCTGTGCTCGCTGTCATCTTCTGCCAGTCTCGTGGCTGCCTGGGACCCCTGGTCCGGGCCCAGTGTCTCCCTCCCCTGGGGTCTCTGGCTCTAGGGTCTGTCTGGAGGTTGGTAGGGACCCTGATACTGGCAATGACCAGCCACCTGGCCAAGTACCAGGAGGGGCGTTTTTTGGGGGGGATGCAACTAGTGTTGAAATAGAACAGGCTCTTGGGGGGAGAGCCCAGCAGACCCCCTCCTTGCTACCTCACCGTGGTCCATCTTGGCCTGCTATCCCAAGAGCCCCCACCTCTGGGTTGCTGGGGAGGTGACCCAGGCCCTCTGGGCCCTCAGGGTGTGTGTGAGTGCTCATTACACACACGGGAAAGGTCACAGAAGTGCAGAGGAGCACGGGACAGCCCTGTCGCCAGTGTGGGAATGGGACAGGTGTGCAGGCTGGGGCGACCTTGGCCTGGGTGTCCTGGGGGAAGCAAGGGGATTTCAGCTCAGTGCCCTGGAATGCTCCATACAGGCTCCCCAAGCCACAAGTTCCCATTCCTGGAGGCGGGCGACCTCCCTTCTGGGGATGCCGAGGCCCCCGTGGGCAAGGGCCCGTCTGGACCAGAGCCCCTCGGCTTTCTGCGGTCTGGTCCAGCTTTGTATATCTGCTCTGCCGTGGGCCTCCCTTTGGGAGGACCCCTCTCTGGGGCCACGCCTGGGGTGCTGGTCTGCAGCCAGGCACCTGGGCACTTTCAGCTTTGGGCTCTGGGTTGAGACTCCCCTGCTGGGCCTGGAAGGGGCGGTCCCCAGGTTTGGCAGGATTGGAGGCAGCCTGCGGGAGTGCCTGGCCAGGCCCTTAGACCCGCCGTCGATGGAGACTGTGCAGACCCCGCACTCACCCAGGACCTCGTTCTCATGGATGTCCCTCAGCCTGTTTAGAGACTCCACGAAGCTCTCCATGgctccccagggccccggccCAGGCTCCTCTCTGCTCAGGGTGTGGGACAGCCCCTCGGCCTCTACCAGCCCTCTGCTTCTAGCCTGTGGAGGAGGAAGGCGGGAGAGGGTCACGCTGGCTCAGGAAGGGCCTGGAGGCTGCAGGGTCCAGTCAGGGGCCACTGCCCAGAGAGGAGGTGAGCGCCTGTCCCCGTGGGTGTGGGAGCAGAACCACCGCCATGGTGGGGCAGAGTCCCGTCCTCTGGGCCACCCCATGCCACCCCCACTGGGTCACGTCCACGCCGGAGGGGAACTTGGTGGGGGACAGCAGGGATGGGGCATTTTCTCTCAATCTCAATTCCCTAatccagttctcccagcagagcAGGTCCCCAAAGGCGCCGGCTCTTGCTTGGTGCTGGTGTCATGACGGCACAAGGCATGCGTGTTCACGAGGCCCCAGACTGGAGACACTCAGGCCACCCATGGCGGCAGGTCAGTAAGCCATGGCACATTCACCCATGGGAAGGACCGGGTACATGAATGGGTACATGGTGGGGGCCGGAGGCCAGAGGGTCTCTCCCATCCAGGAGCTGGC encodes:
- the RBBP8NL gene encoding RBBP8 N-terminal-like protein isoform X3, with the translated sequence MESFVESLNRLRDIHENEVLGLQNKLLELNSERCRDAQRVEELCAKNHQLREQQKALKENVRVLENRLRAGLCDRCMVTQELARKKQQEFENSLLQNLQHVFILTNELSRLQEENEALKEEVKRLQGPGPKSQGTEGASDPPSPLRLPSLGTQKAVTEKPPGGHKEAEDDHLEKSLGYGTSPVAKISPGANLPEPRAPDMSPQRISNQLHGTIAVVRPGSRACSADQGSANETPPLPPARCSPPSPPCPPYENSLPLDSLLRASQPSTMTYESLKRCLQADRLCLLNHHLSLHLRRPHSSPQASATAPGGPWPQGLKAGEAEAWEEPASLLGLPGTLVDVRDPRLEGALHLLLAQQLRARGRVGGARLRGLRTPGRTPPSPSAGSDSEVPQGPEGKAAGAALLRGQHTQPTAPGSPRRKDAIAPQDYVPDKPLDLSERGRGRDASKPTGQLGSLSPTAHTPSPTLPQGAEPPVQSGPQGLSNGTKEPRAPDPGEHPTPLDPPHPLPGPQPSLPSSGRMGDEARGRLKLPSCLQTPDADGHPDKGLSQAEAQRPEADDQDKPDTSDREVGLSSEGGATPSMPEEGPMCFCSKERRQGLQQKRKQALDSDPADLWGEASKKLSRGRRNPGEPLMAAEEPRGLRDPEDSSPSPSNSSWEET
- the RBBP8NL gene encoding RBBP8 N-terminal-like protein isoform X1, producing the protein MESFVESLNRLRDIHENEVLGLQNKLLELNSERCRDAQRVEELCAKNHQLREQQKALKENVRVLENRLRAGLCDRCMVTQELARKKQQEFENSLLQNLQHVFILTNELSRLQEENEALKEEVKRLQGPGPKSQGTEGASDPPSPLRLPSLGTQKAVTEKPPGGHKEAEDDHLEKSLGYGTSPVAKISPGANLPEPRAPDMSPQRISNQLHGTIAVVRPGSRACSADQGSANETPPLPPARCSPPSPPCPPYENSLPLDSLLRASQPSTMTYESLKRCLQADRLCLLNHHLSLHLRRPHSSPQASATAPGGPWPQGLKAGEAEAWEEPASLLGLPGTLVDVRDPRLEGALHLLLAQQLRARGRVGGARLRGLRTPGRTPPSPSAGSDSEVPQGPEGKAAGAALLRGQHTQPTAPGSPRRKDAIAPQDYVPDKPLDLSERGRGRDASKPTGQLGSLSPTAHTPSPTLPQGAEPPVQSGPQGLSNGTKEPRAPDPGEHPTPLDPPHPLPGPQPSLPSSGRMGDEARGRLKLPSCLQTPDADGHPDKGLSQAEAQRPEADDQDKPDTSDREVGPRPHVRVGPSRGLPRLGGRVLALTMSLLPEVGLSSEGGATPSMPEEGPMCFCSKERRQGLQQKRKQALDSDPADLWGEASKKLSRGRRNPGEPLMAAEEPRGLRDPEDSSPSPSNSSWEET
- the RBBP8NL gene encoding RBBP8 N-terminal-like protein isoform X4, with translation MESFVESLNRLRDIHENEVLGLQNKLLELNSERCRDAQRVEELCAKNHQLREQQKALKENVRVLENRLRAGLCDRCMVTQELARKKQQEFENSLLQNLQHVFILTNELSRLQEENEALKEEVKRLQGPGPKSQGTEGASDPPSPLRLPSLGTQKAVTEKPPGGHKEAEDDHLEKSLGYGTSPVAKISPGANLPEPRAPDMSPQRISNQLHGTIAVVRPGSRACSADQGSANETPPLPPARCSPPSPPCPPYENSLPLDSLLRASQPSTMTYESLKRCLQADRLCLLNHHLSLHLRRPHSSPQASATAPGGPWPQGLKAGEAEAWEEPASLLGLPGTLVDVRDPRLEGALHLLLAQQLRARGRVGGARLRGLRTPGRTPPSPSAGSDSEVPQGPEGKAAGAALLRGQHTQPTAPGSPRRKDAIAPQDYVPDKPLDLSERGRGRDASKPTGQLGSLSPTAHTPSPTLPQGAEPPVQSGPQGLSNGTKEPRAPDPGEHPTPLDPPHPLPGPQPSLPSSGRMGDEARGRLKLPSCLQTPDADGHPDKGLSQAEAQRPEADDQDKPDTSDREPPRSCPEGEGTQGSP
- the RBBP8NL gene encoding RBBP8 N-terminal-like protein isoform X2; translated protein: MESFVESLNRLRDIHENEVLGLQNKLLELNSERCRDAQRVEELCAKNHQLREQQKALKENVRVLENRLRAGLCDRCMVTQELARKKQQEFENSLLQNLQHVFILTNELSRLQEENEALKEEVKRLQGPGPKSQGTEGASDPPSPLRLPSLGTQKAVTEKPPGGHKEAEDDHLEKSLGYGTSPVAKISPGANLPEPRAPDMSPQRISNQLHGTIAVVRPGSRACSADQGSANETPPLPPARCSPPSPPCPPYENSLPLDSLLRASQPSTMTYESLKRCLQADRLCLLNHHLSLHLRRPHSSPQASATAPGGPWPQGLKAGEAEAWEEPASLLGLPGTLVDVRDPRLEGALHLLLAQQLRARGRVGGARLRGLRTPGRTPPSPSAGSDSEVPQGPEGKAAGAALLRGQHTQPTAPGSPRRKDAIAPQDYVPDKPLDLSERGRGRDASKPTGQLGSLSPTAHTPSPTLPQGAEPPVQSGPQGLSNGTKEPRAPDPGEHPTPLDPPHPLPGPQPSLPSSGRMGDEARGRLKLPSCLQTPDADGHPDKGLSQAEAQRPEADDQDKPDTSDREVGPRPHVRVGPSRGLPRLGGRVLALTMSLLPEVGLSSEGGATPSMPEEGPMCFCSKERRQGLQQKRKQALDSDPADLWGEGWCLQPEPQFPPERRGRYQS